One window of the Populus nigra chromosome 4, ddPopNigr1.1, whole genome shotgun sequence genome contains the following:
- the LOC133691071 gene encoding protein RGF1 INDUCIBLE TRANSCRIPTION FACTOR 1-like isoform X1 produces the protein MVSPFGQMRNHDTGPPWLIPMLRASYFIPCAVHGESNKSECNMFCLDCMGNAFCSYCLIYHRDHRVVQIRRSSYHNVVRVNEIQKYIDISCVQTYIINSAKIVFLNERPQPRPGKGVTNTCEICCRSLLDSFRFCSLGCKLGGMKRGDPDLTFALKLKQNRDPFFGGSESDESSTPKKIRRTHAFNRLMDGLSIYSSNNDGAESSGDDAATNISPATPPLFNHRNARRRKGIPHRAPF, from the exons ATG GTGAGTCCATTTGGGCAAATGAGGAACCACGACACGGGTCCACCATGGTTAATACCCATGCTTAGAGCAAGCTATTTCATTCCCTGTGCAGTTCATGGTGAATCCAATAAGAGTGAATGTAATATGTTCTGCTTAGATTGTATGGGAAATGCTTTCTGTTCTTATTGTCTTATTTATCACAGAGATCACCGTGTTGTTCAG ATAAGGCGATCTTCATACCATAATGTGGTGAGAGTAAATGAGATACAGAAGTACATAGACATATCATGCGTACAGACTTACATCATCAATAGCGCCAAGATTGTGTTCCTCAATGAGCGCCCCCAGCCAAGGCCTGGAAAGGGGGTCACCAACACTTGTGAAATTTGTTGTCGAAGTCTCCTTGATTCATTCAGATTCTGTTCACTTGGATGCAAG CTGGGAGGCATGAAGCGGGGTGACCCAGACCTTACATTTGCGCTAAAATTGAAGCAAAATAGGGATCCGTTCTTTGGTGGGTCGGAATCAGATGAGTCCTCAACCCCAAAGAAGATTCGCAGGACACATGCTTTCAATCGTTTGATGGACGGGCTCTCAATCTATTCCTCCAACAATGATGGTGCGGAGAGCTCTGGTGATGATGCAGCTACCAACATTTCTCCGGCTACTCCTCCCCTTTTCAATCATCGTAATGCAAGGAGAAGAAAGGGTATACCTCATCGTGCCCCATTTTAA
- the LOC133691071 gene encoding protein RGF1 INDUCIBLE TRANSCRIPTION FACTOR 1-like isoform X2 yields the protein MRNHDTGPPWLIPMLRASYFIPCAVHGESNKSECNMFCLDCMGNAFCSYCLIYHRDHRVVQIRRSSYHNVVRVNEIQKYIDISCVQTYIINSAKIVFLNERPQPRPGKGVTNTCEICCRSLLDSFRFCSLGCKLGGMKRGDPDLTFALKLKQNRDPFFGGSESDESSTPKKIRRTHAFNRLMDGLSIYSSNNDGAESSGDDAATNISPATPPLFNHRNARRRKGIPHRAPF from the exons ATGAGGAACCACGACACGGGTCCACCATGGTTAATACCCATGCTTAGAGCAAGCTATTTCATTCCCTGTGCAGTTCATGGTGAATCCAATAAGAGTGAATGTAATATGTTCTGCTTAGATTGTATGGGAAATGCTTTCTGTTCTTATTGTCTTATTTATCACAGAGATCACCGTGTTGTTCAG ATAAGGCGATCTTCATACCATAATGTGGTGAGAGTAAATGAGATACAGAAGTACATAGACATATCATGCGTACAGACTTACATCATCAATAGCGCCAAGATTGTGTTCCTCAATGAGCGCCCCCAGCCAAGGCCTGGAAAGGGGGTCACCAACACTTGTGAAATTTGTTGTCGAAGTCTCCTTGATTCATTCAGATTCTGTTCACTTGGATGCAAG CTGGGAGGCATGAAGCGGGGTGACCCAGACCTTACATTTGCGCTAAAATTGAAGCAAAATAGGGATCCGTTCTTTGGTGGGTCGGAATCAGATGAGTCCTCAACCCCAAAGAAGATTCGCAGGACACATGCTTTCAATCGTTTGATGGACGGGCTCTCAATCTATTCCTCCAACAATGATGGTGCGGAGAGCTCTGGTGATGATGCAGCTACCAACATTTCTCCGGCTACTCCTCCCCTTTTCAATCATCGTAATGCAAGGAGAAGAAAGGGTATACCTCATCGTGCCCCATTTTAA